AGGCCTTCCAAACCGGGACCGAAATTCTTCCAGTTCGGCCTGCGCGAGAGGCGTTCCCATGGAATCGCAAACGTTCAGCCGCGCCAGAGAGTTGACCCGGTAAATCCCCCGGGGTTCCTCCAGCTCCATGGAAAACCCTTCCCCCCAGCCGGCGGCGTAGGGGAATTTCCCGTAAGACCAGGATTCCACATGCTCTTCAAGAAAGTCCGCATAATCCTCGGGGGCAAATTCTTCGAAGGAACCGTCCGGTTTCATGAGCCGCAGAACTCCCTCATGAAGGTTCAAGGAACCATCGTGAGGATTCACCGTGCCCAGAAATCCCGTGGCAACCTCTCCCAGTTCCAGGAGTTCATCATTGAACCTGGAGAAGACCTTTTCCTTTACATAATCCATGGCGAAACGGGCAAACTTCAACTGCTCCCTGGATTCAGCCAGCAGATCCAACCGTTCCCTTTCCAGCATGGGCTTGGCAAAACCGCCCGGCACGACCACCACGGGATGAATGACTTTCCCGGCAAACTTTTCCATCATCATCTGCCCCCGGTACCGGGCCGTCACGACCTTTTGAGTCAACTCGGGATCCCTTCGGGCCATCCCCATGATGTTTCGCTCCGCGGGTTCAGTCCCGATTCCCATCACAAAGTCGGGTGCCGCCAGGAAGAAAAAATGGAGGATCTTATCGCTCAGGTGAGCCATAACCTGCATCAGTTCGCGCAGCTTGCGCCCTGCGTGAGGTACGTTCGCTCCAAAGCAACCATCCACCGCCTTGCAGGAGGCGATGTGGTGCTGCCAGGGGCAGATCCCGCAGATCCGGCTCACAATGCGAGGAACCTCTTCGGCAAGTCTTCCCTCGATGAATTTTTCAAAGCCTCGCAGAGAGAGAATGTGCACACGTGCATCCTGCACATCCCCCTCCGCATCCAGGTGAATGGAAATGCGGGCGTGACCTTCAATACGGGTGACGGGCTGAATATGGATGACCTTGCCGCCGCGCGTCCCTTCACGCTCAGCCGACCTTTCTTCAGCTCCTGGAGGAGTTTTTTTTACCATCTGAAAACCTTCGTATCTAACCACGGAGACACGGAGAACACAAAGATTTCATTTGAAAGTCTTTCTCCGTGCCCTCCGTGTCTCCGTGGAGATCAAATTTGACAATCTCAAGCTAAATGACCTGTCTTATTTCAAGGCCGTGGACTTACGGCTGAGCCTCACCAACCGCCGATGCGCTCCGGAAAATCTCAGGATCGACGTCCGGTCGGGAATTCCGCGGATGTCCACTCCCCTGCCGGCGAGGGCGTTCATCAAATCCAGCAGTTGGTTTCCGTTTTGCTTTATGGGCCCAAAACATCCCCTGCACGGAACCCTGGCGATGATGCAGCGGGGAGCTCCCCCGGAAGACCCTGCACACCCTCCACGAGTCACGGGGCCCATACAGATGAAACCCTGCTCCAGCAGGCACCGCATCCGACTGAGGGGCTCTGCCGCCGAGTATTCCGCACTTTCGGTGAACCGCCTCGTTTCTTTCACGATGCTCTTCCCTTCCCGCAGCGCCGGACAGGAATCACAGACGCTTTTTGCGTTTGCCGTCGGCCTCTCTCCCAGCAACAAGGCTTGGATTGCATTCCGAATGGAATCCGGATGAGGGGGGCAGCCCGGAAGATAGATATCGATCTTTATTTTTTCGTCCAGGGCATAGGTTCGGTCCAACAACGGGGGGACATTTTCATGGGGCGAAGGCGGCGGGCCATCTTTCTCCCATGGGCCGAAATATCGCAACAGAAGCTCTTCATTGGAAAAGGAATTGATCAATGCGGGGATGCCGCCATGAGTGGCGCAGGTCCCCAATGCCACGATGATCCGGCACTTTTTACGCATCTCCTCCGCCACGTTCATGTGTTCCCGGTTTCGAACCCCTCCGCTCACAAGCCCCACATCCGCTTCGGGTATCGTCAGAGCGGCCCCGCCTCCCTTCTCGCCGTAATATTTATGGTCCATGAGAAGGGGCATGTGAACGACATTCAGTTCCGGCAGAAGATCCAGGAAAGCCGTTCCCATATTGAGGATGGCCATTTCGCATCCCGAACAACTGTTCAAGCATTCCAGGGCTACCGTGAGGGGCATGGGAACTCCTCCGTATCATCGCGATCCAGGCCGCCATTCGACCGGTAGGGTGAAGGCCCCAGGGCCCTCACGGTTTCCGTCATTTCCCGAACCGCCGCCACAAAACGGTCCGCCTCAGAAGAGGAACACCACACCAGGCGAAAGCGCTCCTGCTCCAATCCAAGGGTATCGAGCATCTCCTCCACCACCACCATCCGCATCTCGGCTTTCCGATTGCCGTCCACATAATGGCATTCCCCCTGCCGGCACCCGGTGACCATCACACCGTCGGCCCCCTTTTGAAAGGCCTCCACCACCAAATTCGAATGGACCATTCCGGAACACATGACGCGAATGATGCGCACGTTGGGGGGATACTGTATGCGCATAATACCCGCGAGATCCGCAGCCGCATAGGAACACCAATGGCAGTTGAAAGAAAGAATCCTGGGTTCAAAAGACATTTTTGGCATATTAAGAAACTCTCGCCCCGGCATCTGCCTGTTCTCCCAGCGCCGCTTCCACCTGGGCGGAAAGCTGCCGGTAGGTGAATCCTCCAACGTCCACACCCTCCTTGGGGCATGTGGCCTGGCAGGATCCACAACCTTTGCACCGCGCCGCCTGCACCACAATGATTTTTTGATCCTTTTTTCCAGGAACATTTTCGAGGGTGATGGCATGGTAAGGGCACACATCCACGCAGAGGGCGCAGCCGTCGCATGTTTCGGGATTCACTCGAGCCTTGACGGAATCGAGGATCATGTGCTGGTTGCAGAGCACCGTCACCGCCCTGGCCACGGCCGCCTGCGCCTGGGCCACCGATTCTTCTATGGGTTTAGGGTAATGTACAAGCCCCGCCAGGAACAGTCCGTCCGTTGAAAAATCCACGGGACGAAGCTTGACGTGAGCTTCCTGAACGAAGCCATCCGCATCAATGGGAATCTTGTAGAGCTTTGCCAAATCAGCAATATCCGGGTTGGGAACGATGGCTGTGGCCAGAATCACCACATCGGCCGGAATGCGCAGTGGTTCGTTCAATACGTGGTCCCGAACCACCACGTTCACGTCATTGTCCTGAATGAGGACGTTGGGCTTCTCGTGCAGGTCATACCTGATGAAAACGACCCCCAGTTCACGGGCCTTTGTGTAAAGCTCTTCACGCTGCCCATATGCTCGAATATCCCGGTAAAGGATATAAACGTTACGGCGCGGATCTTCTTCCTTGAGGACAATAGCCGACTGAATGGAGTGGGTGCAGCAAACCTTGGAGCAATAAGGGCGCGCCGGTTCTCTTGAGCCCACGCACTGGATGAAAACGAAATCACGCCCGTATTTCACCCGTTCGTCCCCCACCAGGTGCAGTTTATCGAATTCAAGGGCCGTGAGCACCCTTTGGGAATATTCATAGCCGTATTCATCGGTCTTGAAGGCTTGAGCGCCCGTAGCAAGAATCGCCACCCCATGATCCACCGTGATGTTGCCTGCCTGCTTTTGAATGATGGAACGGAAATGCCCTACAGCCCCCTCCGCATGATTGACGGTGCTCTTGAGGTGAAGGGAAATGAATTCATGACTTTTGACCCGGGCAATGAGATTTTCCACAAAATCGGGTATGGATTCCTTCTTCCACGTCTCGGAGAGATGGCGGGCATTTCCTCCCAGTTCAGAACTCTTTTCCACGAGATGCACCGAAAACCCCTGATCGGCCAGCCCCAATGCCGCAACCATTCCGGAAACACCCCCGCCGAGCACTAAAGCCTGCGGAATCACTCCTATCGAAACGGGAGGAACCGCTTCCAGGAGTGCAGCCTTGGAAACAGCCATGCGGACCAGGTCTTTGGCTTTGGCCGTTGCCGCTTCGGGTTCCGCCGCGTGAACCCAGGCCCCATGATTGCGAATGTTGGCCATCTCAAACAGACATTCATTGAGCCCCGATGCTCTGAGCGTCTCGCGAAAAAGCGGTTCGTGAGTCCGAGGGGTGCATGCCGCCACCACAATCCGGTTCAAGGCCTTTTCCCGTATTCTCCGGCGCAGGATTTCCTGGGAATCCTGCGAACAGGTGAAGAGATTCCTCTCCACATGGACCACGTGCGGCAAACACTTCGCATAGTCCGCAAGAGACTTCACATCCACCACCCCCGCGATATTGGAACCGCAGTGGCACACAAAAACCCCGATTCGCGGCTCCTCTCCCCTCACATCCCGTTCTGGAGGGAACTCTTTCTGCACTGTACGGCTGAAGCGCACATCCATGAGGGACATGGTTGCCGCCGCAGCCGCTGCAGACCCTTCCACGACAGACTGGGGAATATCCTTGGGGCCGGAAAATGTCCCACAAACATAGATCCCGGCGCGACCGGCTTCCGTGGGTGAAAAAGAAGAAGTGACGGCAAATCCATTGTGATTGAGCTCCACCCCGCTACACCGGGCGAGAGACCTGCACCCCGAGTGCGCCTCCATGCCCACCGACAGGACCACCAGATCGAACTCGTCCTGCGCCTGTTTCCCGTTGTCGGTGATGTAGCGGCAAAGAATCCTCTGATTTTCACTGGAGGGCTCCAGAGAATGCACCCTGCACCGGTGAAAACGGATGCCTTTTTCTTTAGCCCGTTCGTAATAGCGTTCGAAATTCTTGCCGTATGTCCTCAGGTCCATGTAAAAAATGGAGACATCCAGGTCCTTCTCAAGCTCTTTGGCGATCATGGCCTCCTTGATGGCGTACATGCAGCAGACGGACGAACAATAGCCATGAGAGGATTTATTGTAATCCCGGCTCCCCACACACTGCAGAAAAGCCATCTTTTTGACCTTCCTGCCGTCCCCGGGCCGGATGAGCCGCCCTCTCGTAGGTCCCGACGCCGAGAGAATACGTTCCAGTTCCATGGACTTGACCACGTTGGGCAAAAGGCCATATCCCCAGGTGCGGGCACCTTTGGGGTCAAACGTCTGGAAGCCCGGAGAAAGGATGATGGAACCGACTTCGAGGGTCACATGTCGAGGAGCGTCATTCAAACGGACCGCTCCGGCAGGGCAGGCCTTCTCACACGCCCCGCACTTGCCCCCCTGTATTCCAATACATTCCTGCGGATCGATCTGATATTTGAGGGGAACCGCTTGAGGATACTTCAGATAAATTGCCTTGCGGACCTTGATTCCTTCGTTGTACCCGTCTTTGACTTCACGGGGGCAAACCCGCGCGCATTCTCCACAGGCGATGCATTTTTCCTTATCCACGTAGCGTGGATGTTCCTTGAGGCTGACTACAAAATGCCCCACTTCCCCCTCGACCTGCTCCACCTCCGTCAGGGTCATCAACTCGATATTCAAGTGCCGACCGCACTCGACCAGTCTGGGTGAGAGGATTCAGACCGAACAATCGTTGGTGGGAAAGACTTTGTCCAACTGGGTCATGGACCCGCCTATTGCGCCTGTCCGTTCCACCAGGTAGACATAAAAGCCGCTGTTGGCCAGATCCAGGGCGGCCTGCATGCCTGCGATACCGCCGCCCACCACCATGACTGCACCGGTTTTTTCCTGTAAAATCATTTCGACGCGCTCCCACAGTCGGGATCGAGATCCATTCTCTTCTCAGGGAGAAGAACCCGAGGGTTTGGAATTCTTGAAAATAAGGGAATCGGCCACCAACTCCCAAAGGTATTTCACTCCGATATCGAGGTCGTACTCTTTCTTGAGACTTCGAAGGATCTGGTCCCTGCAGTTCTGACAGGCAGTCACCACCCATTTTGCCCCGCTGGTTTGGATCTGCCTGGCTTTGAGCCTCCCATGGAAAACCCGCTCCTCCTTGAAAGGCGTGGCCCAGGCTCCTCCGCCCGCACCACAACAGTAGCTTCCTTCCCTGTCGGGAACCATATCCACAAAATTTGGAGCACACTGCCGAACGATCCTTCGTGGTTCCTCAAAGTAGCCCTGCCCGAACGCCTTCAGCGACTTTCGACCATAGTGACAGGGATCATGATAGGTGGTCAGATCAGAAGGAAGCGACGGTTCCACATGAATGCGTTCTTGCTCAAGATATTGCACAAGGAGATCCACAACGGAGAGGACTCTGAAATGCTTCAAATCTTCCTTGAACCAGCGATTCAATCCATAACGGGTTGCGTAATAAGCGTGACCGCATTGCGGCAGGAGAAGCGTCTTACACTCCAGGCGGTGCATGTTTTCCACCAATCGCCCCACCATGGTTTTCATAGCTTCATCGTCTCCCGTGTAGAGCCCCCAGTTGAGCCCCTCCCAGTATTCCGAAGGAACGGTCCAGGATTCCCCGGCGGCATAAAAAATCTTCCACCAGAACTTCATGCTTTCAGGTTCGGCAAAAGCCTCCTTGGAATTCACAGTCACCAGGAGGTTTGCCCCTTTCGCATCGACAGGGACTTCAAAGCCGGCATATCCTTCTTCCCGCATCTCGCGCCCCATTTCCTGGAGCAAAGAAAGAAAATCCTCCTTGGGAATACCCAGGTTGTTGCCCTTCTCCAGACACAAGAGCACACCCTTTTGGAGAGCCCCCGGAACCTTCTTGCGGTCCCGCAGTCCTCGAACAGTACGTAAAAGGGCCACGATTTCGACGTTCATGGGACAGGCCTCCTCACACTTGCCGCAAAGCGTGCATTTCCAGGGCCATTGGGATGCGATCAACTCCTCCTCACGCCCCAGTATGGCCATGCGAACGGCTTTGAGCGGATCGAGGCCATCCACACCGGAAATGGGACAGGCACCGGCGCAACTGCCGCACGTGAGACATACATCTCCCCACTGGGCAGTAGGGAGAAGGCGCTGAGAACGTTTTCCGACCCCCTTGAGATCTTCCGGCGGGAAGGTCATTTCACGGCTCATGACAGGTTTGCCTGGCACGAACTTCAATTTCATGGAGGACCGGTCTATCCCAAATTCTTCACAGAGCTTTGCAAAATCGCTTTCAGATATGAGATAGCGTTTCCCGGCAACACTTCGGGCAGGGAGTTTCCCACTGTTCACCCAGTTGCGCACCGTATTGCGATGGACGCCCAGATGCTTTGCCAGCTCTCCCACACGAATGACGATCATGCTCCCTCCTTCACATGATCCAAAAGCCATAGACAGGCACCGCGAAGGGAGGCATCGACTTCCGCCGAGAGCCCCGGAGACACCTCTGCAGGTATATGTTTGGCCTGCACCGCCAGGATTCTGACCTCAACGCCTGCAGCATCCCGAAGCTCCGTAAGCAAATTCACCGAAGGAAACCGATGCAATGAAAAAGCGGCATTCTGATAAAGAGGAATCTGCTCAAGCTCTATCTCGAAGAGTTCTCCCGCCTTGCGGTTGGCCTGGATGACCGCGTCCACGATGAAGATTTTTCGGGGCTTTTCGGGCATCAGAAGCAAATCGAGCAGCACATTGCGAACACCCGTCCCCACATCCACGGCAAAGACATGATCAGGAAGAACATAATCCTGAAGAAGATGTTCGATCACACCCGGTCCAAACCCATCGTCTCCCAGGAGCGTGTTTCCGCATCCGAAAATGAGGACGGGATGACTGAAAATTTCTTGAATCATGGAATAATCCGACAAAAATCTTTCTGAGGTCTGCACATTCCAGCCCAAGCCACAGGCATTTTGTGCAGGTTGTGCAATCTTCGGATCACAAATATTATTCAAGCAATGTTGTGTCAACAGGTTTCTTTTTTGAAAAAACTCTGTTTGCAACGGACCGGCAAGCACCCGCATACATCAAATGAACGGACCATACGTGCTCTTCGAATCGGGAAAGGTTTGAAAGGGGAAGTTTGGGGAGTGAATGCGCAGTGCGTAGGTTGCGTTTCGAAACTCAATGCGACCTACGCGATGTGCTCTCCGTGTCTCCGTGGTGAATAGCGGGATATTGAAATCCGCCAATTCTCTTGAAAAAGAAAAGAAGGTTTTCAAAGGAGAAAAAGAGGTGCGGAAAACTCAAAAATATGAAAGATAAAAAATCAAGAAAATAAAAGACCATCCCCCCTTTCGCAGGGGGACGGTCCGGGACACACTTTTCAGATAAGCCATCAGGGGGTACAAGCAGCCTGAAGCAACCTCGTTTACGCTGAAATTTTAAAATTCTACCGGTTCAATTCCCCCGCCAGATCCTTGATGGCTCCGGCGATTTTGCTGAGTTCCCCCACCCGCTCCCTGGCCTTCTCCAGGTAAGGCAAGGCTTCGGGGTTTTTGTGATTTCCGAGGGCTTGCGCGACAAAATTCACTATGTAAGGATTCTCATGTTCCGTGAGAGAAACCAAAATGCGGAAGCTTTCCGGGGTCTCCAGGTTCCCGAGAACACTGATCAATCCCACCTTGAGCTCATCGAAGGCCGGGTTTTCCGAAAGCACCTTTTCAATCACGGGAATGGCGCGATCTCCAAGTTTCTCAAGATTTACCAGGCACTTCTGAGCAAAATAGGGAAACCGGAACATGGAAAGTTCCGCCAGCAGAAGAATGCTCTCGTCGCTGCCGTAGGCATAGAGAAGATCAGGTATAAAAAGGCTCGCCCAGGAAAAGGAATACGTCAGCGGCAAAAGGTAAGGAATGGCGCTGGGCCCCTCCTGCTCCAACTGATCCAGGTTGCCCGCCAGAGCCCGGCGCCGCATTTCATATCCCTCTTCCTGGCGGCCCGGAAATCTCTTGGGATCATTTGCGGCTTTGAGGCCATCCACCAGTTTCTTCAGCCGCTGATCATCGTTTGAGGGAAACAGGTCGCGGTAGACTCGCGCCCGCTGAGCGATCCAGAATTTTTCCAGCCAGGTCGACGGGGAATAGAAATAGACAAGGTTTTTCTTTTCCACTCCTTCTCTCTTATGGAACCCGTTTTCCTGATAGTAGGCCTTTTCTTCCTGAGCCACCTGCCACCGTTCACGCGCGATGTGGAAGGCTCTGTCGTAATCCCCCTGAACCAATGCGGTCATCACGGTGATATCATGGAGCCGATCCTCGTCGGGGTAGGATTCAAGGAGACGCTCTGCAAGGCGTTGAGCCTTCTCAAACTCCTGGGAAAACAGCAGGTCGAAGCCTTTTTCGACATCTTTTTCCAACCTTTCCTTACGCTTGGCCTGCTCCTCCATTTCCTGCAACCGGTCGGGAGGCATCCTCTTGCGGGCTTCCTCATGTTTGGGAAGGCAGCATTTCTTGTATTTCTTCCCCGATCCACAGGGGCATGGGTCATTTCGCCCCGCCTTGTGGATGACAAGATGATCCGCAAGGGCCATCTGCCGCCGGGATTCCTGGTACTCGCGGAGCAGCTTTTCCAATTCCTCCCGGCTCATGTTATACTTTGAAGCAATGGCATCGGGGTCACCGCCCTGAAGCAATTCTATTACAGGTCGAAGGGGATTCTGAGGGGACTGCTGGTTGCTTTCCATTTCCTGTTCCTTTCAAATATAGTATGGCGTGTTTGGGCGCGACCATCTTCAAACGGTCCATCCTCTCACGTAAGGGTTCAATGTGCAAGGCTTTTTAACAGCTTTTCCCGTTTCTGTCAAAACTATCAGCGCTCACACGAATAATCTCACAAAAATTCTTGCACATACCCGAAATGCCGACAGGCTCCAGGAACGGACGGAAACCTCCGCCATGTTCCGAAGGCCATCCCACTGGCAGGCACAGGAAAGGGATTTCACCTCCAATGGGCCTTGACGCACCGGTAGGAAATGGATAAGCTGAAGTTGAAAATTTCAATGAAGAGAGGGACGAGAGATGATCTCTGATATTGCGGAAGGGCTTTCTGCCAGCCTGGAAGACTACCTGGAAGTCATCTTCCACCTGGAGCAGTCGAATCGCGTGGCGCGCGCAAAAGATATCGCCGACCAAATGAATGTTCAGCGAGCCTCCGTGACGGGAGCGTTGAAGGCTTTGGCGAGTCGAGGGCTGATCAACTACAGTCCTTACAGTTACATCACTCTCACAGCCACTGGGCGCAATATCGCCAAAGACATCATCCGCCGCCATGATACGCTCAAGGAATTTTTCCTGACGGCCCTTCAGATGAATCCCGACGACGCCGAGGCAAATGCCTGCCGCATCGAACATGCCATCGATCCCGTGGCCATAGATCGGCTGGTCCGTTTTTTGGAGTTCATCCAAATCTGCCCACGCACGGGGATTGACTGGTTTGAGGCCTTCGCACGCTACTGCAAAAAAGGCATTCAAACATCCAACTGTGAAAACTGCCTCAAAGTATGCATGGATAAGGTCGATTGTCCGGAAGACAAGACTGAAGCATCCTCTTGACCTGCCTGACCATTCCCTTCAGCAAAAATCATCCCGAGCGATCCGCAACCTGCTTTGTATCGGGTTGGTTTGAATTGGCCAGCTGTACTGTAAAATCGAGAATCGCGGCACTTTCCTGATAAGCTCTACGGGTGAAGTCTCCCAGGTGCTCGGCGCTCCGCTGGAAATCTTCCACAAAAGCGTCCAGGTTTTGCTGGTCGTACCATTCCTCATAGCGGTCGAGCCCTTCCCTCAGCAACCCGAGAATTTCTTTCGTGTAGGGATTCATCTGAGTGATGGCCGAATAGAGCGCTCCATTCTGGGCGAAAATTCTCCCGAGCATATTCATCTCCAGGCGATAACTGGGGCTTGTGTATTCCATCGTTTCGGCTATATCCACCCCATAATCCCGAAGCACTCTCCCCGTAAGCATGGTGGTCATGTGAAAAAGCACCTGGATGATGCTCATCATGCGGTCGTGCTCCCGGGGCGTGGCCTCCTTGACCTTCACCCCTCTCTCCTCGAAAAGACGGCGCAGGCAGGCCCAATCCGCAGGTTCGATGCGAACGGGACAAGCCACAAGGGTTTGACCTTTGAAGGAGGAAATGCGTCCGCCAAACATGGGGTGAAGGCCCACGACGCTGGCTTGAGAGCGCAGCATCTCCCGGATGGGGGGTTCCTTGAGACTCGTAAGATCCATCAGCAGCTGGTCCGGGCGGACATAAGGAATCAGTTCGCGTATGACGGCTACCGTCTCATGGAGAGGCACGGCAAACAGGACAACGTCCGAATTTTCCACCACCTCCCGGTTGCCAGGCACCGTGGAACGATCTGCAACCGAAATCCTGTACCCCCACTCTTCAAAAAAGCGAGCGAACAGGCGGCCCATTTCCCCCCTGCCCCCGATGACTCCCATGCGAGCTCCAGGCCCCCATCGCGAAGAGGGTGCCGCATTCTTCAAGGCATCAAAATCGGACAAAACCTTACTGTCTGACATAACCTTTCCTTTCTGCGATGCACATGGATTCGCAGCAGATTCCCGTTCCATCGGGCGGCAGGACTTTTGCCGCTCGGGACTTTCTCCTCCCGGAGTACGTTTAAAAGCTCATGATCTCTGTGCAAAAATCGCTTCTGCCAGGGCAGAGATATCGCTTTCTCTCCCAAAACAAAAGCCGCGAGCAATTTCTTACCCACGGCCTGAACGTTTTGAAAACCGGACAAAAAAAGCCGTGGGCATCTTCGGGATCCCCACGGCTTATATGCTTTTCGCTTAGAGCCTAGTCGCTGCGTGCACCCCGAACACCACGGTAAGAGCCGCTGCAATAATAGCAATAATAACAGGCATGCAGAGTGCGCATTCAGTTCCCTCGCTGTTTCGTATCAATGTCAGCTGATTCTTAAACAAAACAAACCCGGGTTGTCAAGAACCTTTTGAAGGTTTTCAGCAATTCTCATTTTTTGGATGGCTCTCATGATTGGCATTTCCGGCATCCTCCTCAATCCCCCTTCATAAGGAGGATTTTATACTAAATCTCCCTCCTCAAGGGGGGGGAGGTTTTCAAAATGAGAATTGGTGACGGAACTACGGAGCCTCTTGCTTTGTCCGTTCCACTTTATTATAAGCTCAGAACTCGTTAACTTATATTCAAAGTAATCAAAAAGGTGGAATGCAGCAGCGCAATGAATGCACCAGAATCTCATCAAAATTTCCCGAAAGAACGCAACCGGTCTCGCGACTCCGTTTATGCGGCGCCGCGAGAAAAAATAGGGGATTTCGTCTTCGACGAAACCGTTGCGGATGTATTCCCCGATATGATTCAGAGATCCGTGCCGGGATACGACACGATCACCTCCCTGATCGGCGTCCTGGCCGGCCGCTACGCACAGCCAAACAGCACCTGCTATGATCTCGGATGCTCCCTGGGAGCCGCCACGCTCTCCATGCGCAGGCGCCTGCACCAGCCCGGCTGCCGCATCGTTGCGGTGGACAATTCCGAGGCCATGATCAGACGCTGCCGGCAAAATATCGATGCCGACGCTTCCGCCCCCCCCGTCGATATCCTGTGCACCG
This region of Desulforhabdus amnigena genomic DNA includes:
- a CDS encoding Ni/Fe hydrogenase subunit alpha yields the protein MVKKTPPGAEERSAEREGTRGGKVIHIQPVTRIEGHARISIHLDAEGDVQDARVHILSLRGFEKFIEGRLAEEVPRIVSRICGICPWQHHIASCKAVDGCFGANVPHAGRKLRELMQVMAHLSDKILHFFFLAAPDFVMGIGTEPAERNIMGMARRDPELTQKVVTARYRGQMMMEKFAGKVIHPVVVVPGGFAKPMLERERLDLLAESREQLKFARFAMDYVKEKVFSRFNDELLELGEVATGFLGTVNPHDGSLNLHEGVLRLMKPDGSFEEFAPEDYADFLEEHVESWSYGKFPYAAGWGEGFSMELEEPRGIYRVNSLARLNVCDSMGTPLAQAELEEFRSRFGRPAQSTLLYHWARMIELLYASEKTVELLEDPDITDPRVRDEVTPRAGRGIGCVEAPRGTLIHDYSTDENGRITRANLIAGTNHNLAPINMSVKKAAQSLIRKGNIEESLLNRVEMAVRAYDP
- a CDS encoding methyl viologen-reducing hydrogenase — encoded protein: MPLTVALECLNSCSGCEMAILNMGTAFLDLLPELNVVHMPLLMDHKYYGEKGGGAALTIPEADVGLVSGGVRNREHMNVAEEMRKKCRIIVALGTCATHGGIPALINSFSNEELLLRYFGPWEKDGPPPSPHENVPPLLDRTYALDEKIKIDIYLPGCPPHPDSIRNAIQALLLGERPTANAKSVCDSCPALREGKSIVKETRRFTESAEYSAAEPLSRMRCLLEQGFICMGPVTRGGCAGSSGGAPRCIIARVPCRGCFGPIKQNGNQLLDLMNALAGRGVDIRGIPDRTSILRFSGAHRRLVRLSRKSTALK
- a CDS encoding hydrogenase iron-sulfur subunit, which encodes MSFEPRILSFNCHWCSYAAADLAGIMRIQYPPNVRIIRVMCSGMVHSNLVVEAFQKGADGVMVTGCRQGECHYVDGNRKAEMRMVVVEEMLDTLGLEQERFRLVWCSSSEADRFVAAVREMTETVRALGPSPYRSNGGLDRDDTEEFPCPSR
- a CDS encoding FAD-dependent oxidoreductase, with amino-acid sequence MILQEKTGAVMVVGGGIAGMQAALDLANSGFYVYLVERTGAIGGSMTQLDKVFPTNDCSVUILSPRLVECGRHLNIELMTLTEVEQVEGEVGHFVVSLKEHPRYVDKEKCIACGECARVCPREVKDGYNEGIKVRKAIYLKYPQAVPLKYQIDPQECIGIQGGKCGACEKACPAGAVRLNDAPRHVTLEVGSIILSPGFQTFDPKGARTWGYGLLPNVVKSMELERILSASGPTRGRLIRPGDGRKVKKMAFLQCVGSRDYNKSSHGYCSSVCCMYAIKEAMIAKELEKDLDVSIFYMDLRTYGKNFERYYERAKEKGIRFHRCRVHSLEPSSENQRILCRYITDNGKQAQDEFDLVVLSVGMEAHSGCRSLARCSGVELNHNGFAVTSSFSPTEAGRAGIYVCGTFSGPKDIPQSVVEGSAAAAAATMSLMDVRFSRTVQKEFPPERDVRGEEPRIGVFVCHCGSNIAGVVDVKSLADYAKCLPHVVHVERNLFTCSQDSQEILRRRIREKALNRIVVAACTPRTHEPLFRETLRASGLNECLFEMANIRNHGAWVHAAEPEAATAKAKDLVRMAVSKAALLEAVPPVSIGVIPQALVLGGGVSGMVAALGLADQGFSVHLVEKSSELGGNARHLSETWKKESIPDFVENLIARVKSHEFISLHLKSTVNHAEGAVGHFRSIIQKQAGNITVDHGVAILATGAQAFKTDEYGYEYSQRVLTALEFDKLHLVGDERVKYGRDFVFIQCVGSREPARPYCSKVCCTHSIQSAIVLKEEDPRRNVYILYRDIRAYGQREELYTKARELGVVFIRYDLHEKPNVLIQDNDVNVVVRDHVLNEPLRIPADVVILATAIVPNPDIADLAKLYKIPIDADGFVQEAHVKLRPVDFSTDGLFLAGLVHYPKPIEESVAQAQAAVARAVTVLCNQHMILDSVKARVNPETCDGCALCVDVCPYHAITLENVPGKKDQKIIVVQAARCKGCGSCQATCPKEGVDVGGFTYRQLSAQVEAALGEQADAGARVS
- a CDS encoding helix-turn-helix domain-containing protein, with amino-acid sequence MIVIRVGELAKHLGVHRNTVRNWVNSGKLPARSVAGKRYLISESDFAKLCEEFGIDRSSMKLKFVPGKPVMSREMTFPPEDLKGVGKRSQRLLPTAQWGDVCLTCGSCAGACPISGVDGLDPLKAVRMAILGREEELIASQWPWKCTLCGKCEEACPMNVEIVALLRTVRGLRDRKKVPGALQKGVLLCLEKGNNLGIPKEDFLSLLQEMGREMREEGYAGFEVPVDAKGANLLVTVNSKEAFAEPESMKFWWKIFYAAGESWTVPSEYWEGLNWGLYTGDDEAMKTMVGRLVENMHRLECKTLLLPQCGHAYYATRYGLNRWFKEDLKHFRVLSVVDLLVQYLEQERIHVEPSLPSDLTTYHDPCHYGRKSLKAFGQGYFEEPRRIVRQCAPNFVDMVPDREGSYCCGAGGGAWATPFKEERVFHGRLKARQIQTSGAKWVVTACQNCRDQILRSLKKEYDLDIGVKYLWELVADSLIFKNSKPSGSSP
- a CDS encoding hydrogenase maturation protease → MIQEIFSHPVLIFGCGNTLLGDDGFGPGVIEHLLQDYVLPDHVFAVDVGTGVRNVLLDLLLMPEKPRKIFIVDAVIQANRKAGELFEIELEQIPLYQNAAFSLHRFPSVNLLTELRDAAGVEVRILAVQAKHIPAEVSPGLSAEVDASLRGACLWLLDHVKEGA
- a CDS encoding SEC-C metal-binding domain-containing protein, whose protein sequence is MESNQQSPQNPLRPVIELLQGGDPDAIASKYNMSREELEKLLREYQESRRQMALADHLVIHKAGRNDPCPCGSGKKYKKCCLPKHEEARKRMPPDRLQEMEEQAKRKERLEKDVEKGFDLLFSQEFEKAQRLAERLLESYPDEDRLHDITVMTALVQGDYDRAFHIARERWQVAQEEKAYYQENGFHKREGVEKKNLVYFYSPSTWLEKFWIAQRARVYRDLFPSNDDQRLKKLVDGLKAANDPKRFPGRQEEGYEMRRRALAGNLDQLEQEGPSAIPYLLPLTYSFSWASLFIPDLLYAYGSDESILLLAELSMFRFPYFAQKCLVNLEKLGDRAIPVIEKVLSENPAFDELKVGLISVLGNLETPESFRILVSLTEHENPYIVNFVAQALGNHKNPEALPYLEKARERVGELSKIAGAIKDLAGELNR